In one Arthrobacter jinronghuae genomic region, the following are encoded:
- a CDS encoding hemolysin family protein, whose protein sequence is MDGSGVFNLLLVAFFILLGGIFAGAEMALVSLRESQINAIERTGKQGRRTAHLARNPNLFLSAIQIGVTLSGFFSAAYGASALAPAVEPVLRQWGLPESAAEATAFILLTLVVAYLSLVFSELVPKRLAMQNAVLYARILSPALNLFAMLMRPVIRLLSFSTDAVVRLLGGNPNVKTVPVSSQELWDMVAASPMLAEDSRRILSDVFGAGTRLVQEVMRPRTEVVFVRADLPLEEARNRVRHQPYSRYPVTGGSVDDILGFIHVRDLMPDPEAAGPDKRTVADILRPVLFLPGTAAVLPSLGRMRRENSHIAIVADEYGGTDGIVTLEDLVEELVGEIYDEYDTVRDPEDRYRKEKGQLVVDGALILQEFERLTGVGLPEGQYETVAGYILEQLGRMARPGDAVQAPGCRLEVLGVRGRRIGVVRVIPAASG, encoded by the coding sequence ATGGACGGCAGCGGAGTCTTTAATCTCCTGCTCGTGGCTTTTTTCATTCTGCTGGGCGGAATCTTCGCCGGCGCGGAGATGGCGCTGGTGTCCCTCCGGGAGAGTCAGATCAACGCCATCGAGCGAACCGGGAAGCAGGGCCGGCGAACAGCACACCTGGCCCGCAACCCCAATCTGTTCCTGTCGGCGATCCAGATCGGCGTGACCCTTTCCGGTTTCTTCTCAGCTGCTTACGGTGCCTCGGCGCTGGCCCCGGCCGTTGAGCCCGTGCTGCGGCAGTGGGGGCTGCCCGAGTCCGCGGCGGAGGCAACGGCGTTCATTCTGCTGACCCTCGTTGTGGCCTATCTGTCCCTGGTGTTCTCGGAACTGGTGCCCAAGCGGCTGGCCATGCAGAATGCGGTCCTCTACGCCCGGATCCTCTCCCCCGCACTGAACCTGTTCGCCATGCTGATGCGTCCCGTCATCCGGCTGCTGTCCTTTTCGACCGATGCCGTGGTGCGCCTGCTGGGCGGAAATCCGAACGTCAAGACCGTGCCGGTGAGCAGCCAGGAATTGTGGGACATGGTGGCGGCGAGTCCGATGCTCGCCGAGGACAGCCGCAGGATTCTTTCGGACGTCTTCGGAGCAGGCACGAGGCTGGTGCAGGAGGTGATGCGGCCCCGGACCGAAGTGGTTTTTGTCCGGGCAGACCTTCCGCTGGAGGAAGCAAGGAACCGGGTGCGGCACCAGCCCTATTCCCGCTACCCGGTCACCGGCGGATCGGTGGATGACATCCTGGGGTTCATCCACGTCCGGGACCTGATGCCGGACCCGGAGGCGGCGGGTCCGGATAAACGCACCGTAGCCGACATCCTGCGGCCGGTCCTGTTCCTGCCAGGGACCGCAGCGGTCCTGCCGTCCCTGGGCAGGATGCGCCGGGAGAACAGCCACATCGCGATCGTGGCGGATGAATACGGCGGCACTGACGGCATTGTCACGTTGGAAGACCTGGTGGAGGAACTGGTGGGGGAAATCTACGACGAGTACGACACAGTCCGGGACCCCGAAGACCGTTACCGCAAGGAAAAGGGACAGCTGGTGGTGGACGGTGCACTCATCCTGCAGGAATTCGAGCGGCTCACGGGCGTCGGCCTGCCCGAGGGCCAGTATGAAACGGTGGCCGGGTACATCCTGGAGCAGCTGGGCCGGATGGCCCGGCCCGGTGACGCGGTGCAGGCCCCGGGCTGCCGGCTCGAGGTACTGGGCGTGCGCGGACGGCGGATCGGTGTGGTCCGGGTAATTCCGGCAGCATCCGGGTAA
- a CDS encoding M20/M25/M40 family metallo-hydrolase encodes MPTDVRAEQPRAEDEVARICQELIRFDTSNFGDNSGPGERAAAEYTAGLIEEAGLSADLFESAPGRASVVTRMEGTDSSLPALVVHGHLDVVPAQKADWTVDPFSGEERDGLIWGRGAVDMKDMDAMILSVMRSMARTGTRPRRDIVFAFFADEEAGGDYGARWAVEHRPELFDGATEAISEVGGFSATIGGKRTYLLQTAEKGISWLRLVAHGRAGHGSQINTDNAVTRLARAVANIGSHPWPIELTDTTRAFLDGVTELTGVEFDPENPDRILAELGTVARFVGATLQNTSNPTVLKAGYKHNVIPGTAEALIDARTLPGQEEQVLATIRELAGEGIDISYEHQDVSLEVPFKGNLVDSMISALQAEDPGAPVLPYTLSGGTDNKSLSRLGITGYGFAPLRLPADLDFTGMFHGVDERVPVDSLKFGTRVLSRLLTDY; translated from the coding sequence ATGCCTACAGACGTCCGTGCCGAGCAGCCCCGCGCCGAAGACGAGGTGGCCCGGATCTGCCAGGAGCTCATCCGTTTCGACACCTCCAACTTCGGCGACAACTCCGGCCCGGGGGAGCGTGCCGCTGCCGAGTACACCGCCGGACTGATCGAAGAAGCCGGGTTGTCCGCCGATCTGTTCGAGTCTGCTCCCGGACGCGCCTCGGTAGTGACCCGGATGGAGGGCACCGACTCCTCCCTGCCCGCCCTCGTGGTCCACGGCCACCTTGACGTGGTTCCGGCCCAGAAAGCGGACTGGACGGTGGACCCGTTCAGCGGCGAGGAACGGGACGGGCTGATCTGGGGCCGCGGGGCCGTGGACATGAAGGACATGGACGCCATGATCCTGTCCGTAATGCGTTCCATGGCCCGCACCGGAACACGTCCGCGGCGGGATATCGTCTTCGCGTTCTTCGCCGATGAAGAAGCCGGCGGCGACTACGGCGCACGCTGGGCAGTGGAACACCGCCCGGAACTGTTCGACGGCGCCACGGAGGCCATCTCCGAGGTGGGCGGCTTCTCGGCCACCATCGGCGGGAAGCGGACCTACCTGCTGCAGACAGCGGAAAAGGGCATCTCCTGGCTGCGGCTGGTGGCCCACGGGCGTGCCGGGCACGGTTCCCAGATCAACACCGACAACGCGGTCACCCGCCTGGCCCGCGCCGTCGCCAATATCGGCAGCCACCCCTGGCCCATCGAGCTGACGGATACCACCCGCGCCTTCCTGGACGGCGTCACCGAACTGACCGGTGTCGAGTTCGATCCGGAGAACCCGGACCGGATCCTTGCCGAACTGGGCACCGTAGCCCGGTTTGTGGGCGCCACCCTGCAGAACACCTCCAACCCCACCGTGTTGAAGGCCGGGTACAAGCACAACGTCATCCCCGGCACCGCCGAGGCCCTGATCGATGCCCGGACCCTGCCCGGGCAGGAGGAACAGGTGCTGGCCACCATCCGCGAACTTGCCGGCGAAGGCATCGACATCAGCTACGAGCACCAGGACGTGTCCCTCGAAGTGCCGTTCAAGGGCAACCTGGTCGACTCGATGATCTCCGCCCTGCAGGCAGAGGACCCCGGTGCTCCGGTGCTGCCCTACACGCTCTCAGGGGGCACGGACAACAAGTCCCTCAGCCGGCTGGGCATCACCGGGTACGGTTTCGCCCCGCTGCGCCTCCCGGCGGACCTGGACTTCACGGGCATGTTCCATGGCGTTGATGAACGGGTGCCGGTGGATTCCCTGAAGTTCGGCACCCGGGTCCTGTCCCGCCTGCTGACCGACTACTGA
- a CDS encoding acyl-CoA dehydrogenase family protein, which translates to MPAPADILTPELLERLRSRAAGYDETNSFFTQDLAELRAAGYLALFTSKDEGGAGLGIPDVVSCQRLLASAAPATALAVNMHLVWCGVAHLLALAGDNSLDFVLREAAAGELFAFGVSEPGNPAVLFDSHTAARPTGDGGYAFTGTKIFTSLSPAWTRLGIFGKDSSDPEEPRLVFGFADRGTGGITIADDWDTMGMRASQSCTTHLDNAVVPAARMVRTTPVGPHGDAFVFGIFALFETLLSAVYTGIGDRAVELAVEAASGRVGREGTPASADPATRWKIADAALRMDGVHLQLGAVARDLEEGTDHGSYWFPLLSGLKYRTTETARGVVETAVRVAGGRSYFRGSELERLYRDVLAGMFHPSSEDSVHGSVANAVLGPVE; encoded by the coding sequence TTGCCGGCCCCCGCCGATATCCTCACCCCGGAACTGCTGGAGCGCCTGCGCTCCCGTGCCGCAGGCTATGACGAAACCAACAGTTTCTTCACCCAGGACCTGGCGGAGCTGCGCGCCGCGGGCTACCTCGCCCTGTTCACCTCAAAGGACGAGGGCGGAGCCGGTTTGGGGATTCCCGACGTCGTCTCCTGCCAGCGGCTCCTGGCCTCCGCCGCTCCGGCGACGGCACTGGCTGTGAACATGCACCTGGTCTGGTGCGGCGTCGCGCACCTGCTCGCCCTGGCGGGAGATAACTCGCTGGACTTCGTCCTCCGCGAGGCGGCGGCGGGCGAGCTGTTTGCGTTTGGAGTGTCCGAGCCCGGCAACCCCGCCGTGCTCTTCGATTCGCACACCGCGGCCCGTCCCACGGGCGACGGCGGCTACGCCTTCACCGGCACCAAGATCTTCACCAGCCTGTCCCCGGCCTGGACCCGGCTGGGCATCTTCGGGAAGGACTCCTCGGACCCGGAGGAGCCGCGCCTGGTCTTCGGATTCGCGGACCGCGGTACCGGGGGCATCACCATCGCGGATGACTGGGACACCATGGGCATGCGGGCCAGCCAGTCCTGCACCACGCACCTGGACAACGCTGTGGTGCCGGCCGCACGGATGGTCCGCACGACGCCGGTGGGCCCGCACGGGGATGCCTTTGTCTTCGGAATCTTCGCCTTGTTCGAAACCCTGCTGTCCGCCGTCTATACGGGCATCGGGGACCGCGCCGTGGAACTGGCCGTTGAGGCAGCCTCCGGGCGCGTCGGGCGCGAGGGCACTCCGGCGTCGGCGGATCCCGCTACCCGCTGGAAGATTGCCGACGCCGCGCTGCGGATGGACGGCGTCCATCTGCAGCTCGGAGCAGTGGCACGGGATCTTGAGGAGGGCACGGACCACGGCAGCTACTGGTTCCCGCTGCTTTCCGGCCTGAAGTACCGGACCACCGAAACGGCGCGCGGCGTGGTGGAGACCGCCGTTCGGGTTGCGGGTGGCCGCAGCTATTTCCGGGGCTCCGAACTGGAACGGCTCTACCGTGACGTCCTTGCCGGCATGTTCCACCCCTCAAGCGAGGATTCGGTGCATGGCAGCGTGGCCAACGCGGTCCTGGGCCCGGTGGAGTAA
- a CDS encoding DUF5703 family protein, whose translation MREQILAPDVSRRRENSRDYEYLVVSVDPNESLPDARRRLVEHAEYGKWELHRSRIYSGGGRRFWLRRRVLRVQRTT comes from the coding sequence ATGCGCGAACAAATTCTTGCACCTGATGTCTCCCGCCGGCGCGAAAATTCCCGGGACTACGAGTACCTGGTGGTGTCGGTGGACCCGAACGAATCACTGCCCGATGCCCGGCGCCGCCTCGTGGAGCACGCCGAGTACGGCAAGTGGGAACTGCACCGCAGCCGGATCTACAGCGGCGGCGGACGTCGGTTCTGGCTGCGCCGAAGAGTCCTGCGCGTCCAGCGGACCACCTAG
- a CDS encoding undecaprenyl-diphosphate phosphatase, whose product MNWFEAIFLGLIQGLTEFLPISSSAHLRIVGELLPGAQDPGAAFTAITQLGTETAVAVYFWKDIVRIIKSWFGSLSGRVPRNDPDARMGWLIIIGTIPIVVLGLLFQDQIESTFRSLWIVATMLIVFGIILAVADAVGRQQRKLDQLTYRHGILYGFAQALALIPGVSRSGGTITAGLLMGYTREAAARYAFLLAIPAVFGSGLFQLVKSLDEPMPYTALQTGAATVVAFVVGFIIIGWFLRYVSTRSYRLFVWYRILLGICIYLLLGFGVLTA is encoded by the coding sequence GTGAATTGGTTTGAAGCGATCTTCCTTGGCCTGATCCAGGGTCTGACAGAGTTCCTCCCCATCTCCTCCAGCGCACACCTGCGCATCGTGGGGGAGTTGCTGCCCGGGGCACAGGACCCGGGAGCGGCCTTTACCGCCATCACCCAGCTGGGCACGGAAACCGCCGTGGCGGTGTATTTCTGGAAGGACATTGTCCGGATCATCAAGTCCTGGTTCGGTTCGCTGTCCGGCCGGGTGCCCCGCAATGATCCGGATGCCCGCATGGGCTGGCTGATCATCATCGGCACCATCCCCATCGTGGTCCTGGGCCTGCTCTTCCAGGACCAGATCGAAAGCACCTTCCGCAGCCTCTGGATCGTCGCCACCATGCTGATTGTCTTCGGCATCATCCTGGCCGTAGCCGACGCGGTCGGCCGCCAGCAGCGTAAACTGGACCAGCTCACCTATCGCCACGGCATCCTGTACGGCTTTGCCCAGGCCCTGGCGCTGATCCCCGGCGTTTCCCGGTCAGGCGGCACCATTACCGCCGGGCTGCTCATGGGCTACACCCGTGAAGCCGCGGCCCGGTACGCCTTCCTGCTGGCCATTCCCGCAGTGTTCGGCAGCGGCCTGTTCCAGCTGGTCAAGTCGCTGGACGAGCCCATGCCCTACACCGCGCTGCAGACCGGTGCCGCTACGGTGGTCGCCTTCGTTGTGGGCTTCATCATCATCGGCTGGTTCCTGCGTTACGTCTCCACCCGCAGCTACCGCCTCTTCGTCTGGTACCGCATCCTCCTCGGCATCTGCATCTACCTCCTCCTGGGCTTCGGCGTCCTTACCGCCTAG
- the mshC gene encoding cysteine--1-D-myo-inosityl 2-amino-2-deoxy-alpha-D-glucopyranoside ligase: MIAWKSSSLPSLPGKSDDVRLYDTAAQARVTVRPGGDASMYVCGITPYDATHMGHASTYVAFDLLNRQWRDAGHTVRYVQNVTDVDDPLLERANATGADWRQLAQEQTQLFRDDMEALNVLAPDHYIGAVEAVEWIVPVVEDLMDRGLAYRVSGNGGEPDGDLYFDVDAASRLAEGDPDAWWLGQVSHLTREQMLPVFAERGGDPERPGKRNALDPLLWRMARTGEPSWDGGRLGTGRPGWHIECSVIAQRFLPRPFTVQAGGSDLVFPHHEMSAGHAFACEGTPLASHYAHAGMVGFDGEKMSKSLGNLVLVSRLRAEGVEPAAIRLVLLSHHYRTDWFWTSDQLRRAEERLVAWRKALQFTNDDDAAALVQQIRAALADDLDAPAALQAVDAWAGAAVRGETKGSQAGAELVCSALNALLGLQL; the protein is encoded by the coding sequence GTGATTGCCTGGAAATCTTCCTCCCTGCCCTCCCTGCCCGGAAAGTCGGACGACGTCCGGCTCTATGACACGGCCGCACAGGCCAGGGTGACCGTGCGTCCCGGCGGCGACGCGAGCATGTACGTCTGCGGGATCACTCCGTACGACGCCACGCACATGGGCCACGCCTCCACCTACGTGGCGTTCGACCTGCTCAACCGCCAGTGGCGCGACGCCGGACACACCGTCCGGTACGTCCAGAACGTCACCGACGTCGATGATCCGCTGCTCGAGCGCGCCAACGCCACCGGTGCGGACTGGCGGCAGCTCGCGCAGGAGCAGACCCAGCTTTTCCGTGATGACATGGAGGCCTTGAACGTCCTGGCCCCGGACCACTACATCGGCGCTGTAGAGGCAGTGGAGTGGATCGTGCCGGTGGTGGAGGACCTGATGGACCGCGGCCTGGCCTACCGGGTTTCCGGCAACGGCGGAGAGCCCGACGGCGACCTCTACTTCGACGTCGACGCCGCTTCCCGTCTGGCTGAAGGGGATCCGGATGCCTGGTGGCTGGGACAGGTCTCGCACCTGACCCGGGAACAGATGCTGCCGGTCTTCGCGGAGCGCGGGGGAGACCCGGAGCGTCCCGGCAAGCGGAACGCCCTGGACCCGCTGCTGTGGCGCATGGCCCGGACCGGTGAACCGTCCTGGGACGGCGGCCGGCTCGGCACCGGACGTCCGGGCTGGCATATTGAGTGTTCCGTCATCGCCCAGCGTTTCCTGCCCCGTCCCTTCACGGTGCAGGCCGGCGGCTCGGACCTGGTCTTCCCGCACCACGAAATGAGTGCCGGACACGCCTTTGCCTGCGAGGGCACGCCTCTGGCCTCGCACTACGCCCATGCCGGCATGGTGGGGTTCGACGGCGAGAAAATGAGCAAGTCGCTGGGCAACCTGGTCCTGGTTTCCCGGCTGCGTGCCGAGGGAGTGGAGCCGGCAGCCATCCGCCTGGTGCTGCTGTCCCATCACTACCGCACCGATTGGTTCTGGACTTCAGACCAGCTGCGGCGGGCAGAGGAACGCCTGGTGGCGTGGCGGAAGGCCCTGCAGTTCACCAATGATGACGACGCCGCCGCCCTCGTGCAGCAGATCCGCGCCGCACTGGCTGATGACCTGGATGCTCCGGCCGCACTGCAGGCCGTCGATGCCTGGGCCGGTGCAGCGGTCCGCGGCGAAACGAAGGGGAGCCAGGCCGGCGCCGAACTCGTTTGTTCCGCACTGAACGCCTTGCTCGGACTCCAGCTCTAG
- a CDS encoding PAC2 family protein: MSNTEGFEATGLQDFFGDGTSSERVTVMLAAFEGWNDAGEAASDALKFLSRHWDSEKIASIDADEYYDFQFTRPSLKRTASGGHRIKWPTTRISRAEVPFSNLDIIFVTGVEPSYKWRAYTAELIALAKELDVDCIVLAGALLADVPHSRPIPVSASCEEPDLQESLSLEPSSYEGPIGIVGVVSEMAGLADIPSISLWAAVPHYVGQAPSPKAQLALLNRIEELLQAPLDTHLLTEEAEAWERGVDELATEDPEVAAYVRQLEEAKDTADLPEASGESIAREFERYLKRRRRD, encoded by the coding sequence GTGAGCAATACCGAAGGCTTTGAAGCCACAGGCCTCCAGGACTTTTTTGGCGACGGGACGTCCTCCGAACGCGTCACGGTGATGCTGGCCGCGTTCGAAGGCTGGAATGATGCGGGTGAAGCAGCCTCCGATGCCCTGAAATTCCTGAGCCGGCACTGGGACAGCGAAAAAATTGCCAGTATCGACGCGGACGAATACTACGACTTCCAGTTCACCAGACCGTCCCTGAAACGGACGGCTTCCGGCGGGCACCGGATCAAGTGGCCGACGACGCGCATCTCCCGTGCCGAGGTGCCGTTCAGCAACCTGGACATCATCTTCGTCACCGGCGTCGAACCGTCCTACAAGTGGCGGGCCTACACCGCCGAGCTCATAGCCCTGGCCAAGGAACTGGATGTGGACTGCATTGTCCTGGCCGGTGCGCTGCTCGCCGATGTTCCGCATTCCCGGCCCATCCCGGTCAGCGCTTCCTGCGAGGAACCGGACCTGCAGGAAAGCCTGAGCCTGGAGCCGTCCTCCTACGAAGGGCCGATCGGGATTGTGGGCGTGGTGTCCGAGATGGCCGGCCTGGCGGATATTCCCTCCATCTCGCTCTGGGCAGCCGTACCGCACTACGTGGGGCAGGCGCCCTCGCCCAAGGCGCAGCTGGCGTTGCTGAACCGCATCGAGGAGCTGCTGCAGGCGCCCTTGGACACGCATCTGCTGACCGAAGAGGCCGAAGCCTGGGAACGCGGCGTGGATGAACTCGCCACCGAAGACCCCGAGGTTGCGGCGTACGTCCGCCAGCTGGAAGAGGCCAAGGACACCGCCGATCTTCCCGAAGCCAGCGGCGAATCGATTGCCCGTGAATTCGAGCGGTACCTGAAGCGCCGCCGCCGGGACTGA
- a CDS encoding HAD family hydrolase has protein sequence MPLLSAEDSPHSHADAALQAVFWDMDGTLVDTEPYWIAAEKELTSSFNVGWTDAQAEAMVGQALEVSAGMLQRAGVPLENREIIDRLIGQVAAQVRREVPWRPGARELLAELQTADIPCALVTMSEPVLAREIIRALPAGTFDVVVTGDMVSNGKPDPEPYQLAFDTLAGSVPDLDKACVVAVEDSLPGATSAQAAGLVTLTVPNFVPLPPGAFEHEWQSLAGRGIDQLRELLPGSVLESAR, from the coding sequence ATGCCCCTCCTTTCCGCAGAAGATTCTCCCCACAGCCACGCCGACGCAGCACTGCAGGCGGTTTTCTGGGATATGGACGGCACCCTCGTGGATACCGAGCCGTATTGGATCGCCGCCGAAAAGGAACTGACCTCGAGTTTCAACGTCGGCTGGACGGATGCCCAGGCCGAGGCAATGGTCGGCCAGGCCCTGGAGGTCAGCGCGGGTATGCTGCAGCGAGCCGGTGTCCCCTTGGAAAACCGCGAGATCATCGACCGGCTGATCGGCCAGGTTGCGGCACAGGTCCGCCGCGAGGTGCCTTGGCGCCCGGGTGCCCGCGAACTGCTGGCGGAGCTGCAGACAGCGGATATTCCCTGCGCCCTGGTCACCATGTCGGAGCCGGTGCTGGCCCGGGAAATCATCCGCGCCCTTCCCGCCGGAACGTTCGACGTCGTGGTGACCGGTGACATGGTCAGCAACGGCAAGCCGGATCCCGAGCCGTATCAGCTGGCCTTCGACACGCTTGCCGGCTCCGTTCCTGACCTGGACAAGGCCTGCGTGGTCGCCGTGGAGGACTCCCTGCCCGGGGCAACCTCGGCGCAGGCGGCCGGCCTGGTGACCCTGACGGTGCCCAACTTCGTTCCGTTGCCGCCGGGTGCGTTCGAGCATGAATGGCAGTCCCTGGCCGGCCGTGGAATAGACCAGCTGCGCGAGCTGCTTCCCGGTTCCGTCCTGGAGTCCGCTAGGTGA
- a CDS encoding site-2 protease family protein, which yields MSSNGPAGTERREGIPLGSIAGVPVTLAYSWFLIAALIVAVFGPQVREAFPRLGAGAFAVALGYAVLLLLSVLAHEAAHALTARAYHWPTSKIVLTLWGGHTQFGDLRSTPGRSLLVALAGPAANFLLAAAGFGVLQLVPEGSVAELVTFIFVSANVLIAVFNVLPGLPLDGGRIVESAVWKITGSQERGTVAAGWAGRIISVLLLAAVFIPPYLRGEAPALSLVLLAALLCGFLWMGAGAAISNARVRLRLPQVSAGALMEPAVSLPGRASVGEALRLAREYPDAAVLVTAATGQPEAVVDRGALASVPDEQAGQVPVSAVARPLAAGAYVPEAAAGQELVQYLAKLQGSEYAVIDRDGTVTGLLRQAAVVAAVTGKPARPQR from the coding sequence GTGAGCAGCAACGGGCCCGCCGGAACGGAACGCCGGGAAGGTATCCCGCTGGGCAGCATCGCCGGAGTACCGGTGACCCTGGCGTATTCGTGGTTCCTCATCGCGGCGCTGATCGTGGCGGTATTCGGTCCCCAGGTACGGGAGGCCTTCCCCCGCCTCGGCGCCGGTGCCTTCGCCGTGGCCCTGGGTTACGCGGTCCTGCTGCTGCTCTCGGTCCTGGCACACGAGGCGGCGCACGCCTTAACCGCCCGCGCCTACCACTGGCCTACCTCCAAGATCGTCCTGACGCTGTGGGGCGGACACACCCAGTTCGGGGACCTGCGCTCCACGCCGGGACGGTCCCTGCTGGTTGCCCTGGCCGGCCCGGCAGCCAATTTCCTGCTGGCAGCAGCCGGATTCGGGGTCCTGCAGCTGGTTCCCGAAGGCAGCGTGGCCGAGCTGGTCACCTTCATCTTTGTGTCCGCCAACGTGCTGATAGCCGTTTTCAACGTCCTGCCCGGGCTGCCGCTGGACGGCGGACGCATTGTGGAAAGCGCAGTTTGGAAGATCACCGGGTCGCAGGAACGCGGCACCGTTGCCGCCGGCTGGGCCGGACGCATCATTTCGGTCCTGCTCCTGGCTGCCGTTTTCATTCCGCCCTACCTCCGGGGAGAGGCGCCCGCACTGAGCCTTGTCCTGTTGGCGGCCCTGCTGTGCGGCTTCCTCTGGATGGGGGCCGGCGCTGCCATCTCCAACGCGCGGGTGCGCCTGCGGCTGCCGCAGGTCAGTGCCGGTGCCCTGATGGAACCGGCGGTTTCCCTGCCCGGCCGGGCATCCGTCGGCGAGGCGCTCCGGCTGGCCCGCGAGTATCCGGACGCCGCCGTGCTGGTCACTGCCGCAACCGGCCAGCCGGAGGCCGTCGTGGACCGCGGGGCCCTCGCCTCGGTTCCGGACGAGCAGGCCGGCCAGGTGCCGGTGAGCGCCGTCGCCCGCCCGCTGGCGGCCGGCGCCTACGTCCCCGAAGCCGCGGCCGGGCAGGAACTCGTCCAGTACCTGGCCAAACTGCAAGGCAGCGAATACGCGGTCATTGACCGGGACGGAACGGTCACCGGCCTGCTGCGCCAAGCCGCCGTCGTCGCCGCCGTCACCGGGAAACCCGCCCGGCCGCAGCGCTGA
- a CDS encoding tRNA (adenine-N1)-methyltransferase gives MNADNQAAAAAPHGAEIRRGPLRPGERVQLTDEKGRRNTITLTEGGAFHTHRGYLQHDTVIGLPEGSVVSNTAGHQYQILRPLLSDFVLSMPRGAAVVYPKDAAQIVTMADIYPGARVVEAGVGSGALSISLLRAVGDHGSLHSFERREEFAQIARGNVETFFGGPHPAWDITLGDFQDEVVKTEEPGSVDRVVLDMLAPWECTDAVATVLAPGGVWISYVATVTQLSRTAEAIRADGRFTEPDGWESMVRGWHLEGLAVRPDHRMVAHTGFLLTARRLAEGATGLVAKRRASKTNFSEEDLNAWTPAAVGEREVSAHKLRRAAKDASSTVQRGALENAEKFQQETDTP, from the coding sequence ATGAACGCCGATAACCAGGCCGCCGCTGCTGCACCCCACGGGGCCGAGATCCGCAGGGGACCGCTCCGGCCCGGGGAACGGGTCCAGCTCACCGATGAGAAGGGCCGCCGCAACACCATCACCCTCACCGAGGGCGGCGCCTTCCACACGCACCGCGGCTACCTGCAGCACGACACCGTCATCGGACTGCCCGAAGGGTCCGTCGTGTCCAACACGGCCGGACACCAGTACCAGATCCTGCGCCCGCTGCTCTCGGACTTCGTCCTGTCCATGCCGCGCGGCGCCGCCGTGGTCTATCCCAAGGACGCGGCCCAGATTGTCACCATGGCGGACATCTACCCCGGCGCCCGCGTGGTCGAAGCCGGCGTCGGCTCCGGCGCCCTGAGCATCTCGCTGCTGCGTGCAGTGGGCGACCACGGCAGCCTGCACTCCTTTGAACGGCGCGAGGAATTCGCGCAGATCGCCCGCGGCAACGTGGAGACCTTCTTCGGCGGACCGCATCCGGCCTGGGACATCACCCTCGGGGATTTCCAGGACGAAGTCGTCAAGACCGAAGAGCCCGGCAGCGTGGACCGCGTGGTCCTGGACATGCTCGCCCCCTGGGAGTGCACCGACGCCGTAGCCACCGTGCTCGCCCCGGGCGGCGTGTGGATCTCCTACGTGGCCACCGTCACCCAGCTCTCCCGCACCGCGGAAGCCATCCGGGCCGACGGCCGCTTCACCGAGCCGGATGGCTGGGAATCCATGGTCCGCGGCTGGCACCTGGAGGGCCTGGCCGTACGCCCGGACCACCGCATGGTGGCCCACACCGGTTTCCTGCTCACCGCGCGCCGGCTCGCAGAGGGCGCCACCGGCCTGGTCGCCAAGCGCCGTGCGTCGAAGACCAACTTCAGCGAAGAGGATCTCAACGCCTGGACTCCCGCGGCAGTGGGTGAGCGGGAAGTCTCCGCCCACAAGCTGCGCCGTGCGGCCAAGGATGCCAGTTCCACAGTGCAGCGCGGAGCCCTCGAAAACGCCGAAAAGTTCCAGCAGGAGACAGATACCCCATAG